The stretch of DNA CCTCGAGATCTTCTCTCCGCTGATGATTTCTAACAGTAGAACTCCGAAGCTGTAGATGTCTGATTTCTCAGAGAAAACTCCAGTCCATGCATACTCAGGAGCCATATATCCTCTGTTTAAAAACCAAGTAGTTTCACCCACTTTAATATATGGTTATCTAGTTTAATATGTAACCAAAGAATGGTACTTACAGAGTTCCGACAACCCTGCGAGTTTTGTCCTGATATTGGGTTCCCTGAAACATCCGAGCCAATCCAAAATCTGATATCTTCGGGTTCATTTTCTCGTCCAGAAGAATGTTACTGACCTTCAGGTCTCGGTGAATAACTCTGAGGCGTGAGTCACGGTGGAGATAGAGAAGTCCACGCGCAATACCTTGAATGATATCAAATCTCTTTGGCCAATCTATCTCGAGCCTTTTTCTTGAATCTAAGCGATAATACCATGTAAAAACTGTAAGATAAGCAGTTCAACATAGAGAGAGTAAAGCTAGAGGAAAGAGGTATGATGTGACTGACCAAAGACAAAAGTATCAAGGCTTTTGTTTTTCATAAACTCATAAATCAATAGCTTCTCTTTTCCTTCGACGCAGCATCCCAAAACCCGGACTAAGTTCCTGTGTTGGAGTTTTGATATCAGTACTATTTCATTCATGAACTCCTGTTTGCCTTGCTCAGAGCTGCTAGAAAGGCGTTTTACCGCAATTTCTCTTCCATCTTGCAGTTTTCCCTGAGATAAGTTGCAAATGTCATCTCAAGAAAAGACAGAATAGAAAAAGAGCAAAGAGTATAAAACATTTCTCACCTTGTAAACGGAACCAAATCCACCATATCCAAGTTTGTTTGATAGACTGAAACTATCTGTAGCAGTTTGTATGGTATTCATCTCAAAAAATTCTAAACCTGGGACGTCTTGTGTTTTCAGATCATTTCTCCATGCATCCTTTGATATATGAGCTGAAATTTGGTTAAGAATTTGTGTCGTTACCAACTGAGcatattcagattttttaaaacaagacGAAACCAATGTAACAAAAAGTGCATATATGAGTCTGTCAATTTAGTGTAGGTTTGATGTAGTGGAAACTACACCTTTTTATATAACGATAATTCGTAACAAATGTAAAAGAGCCTAGAATCCTTTTCTTGACAACCAAATGAATAGATGACAAAAATATGAGATTGTTCATAGTAAAGCCATCAGTGTGTTACCTGCTCTCAATCTCCAAATACCAAATGCAGCAACGCCCAAGATCACAAAAAGGGAAAGGCTCACTGTAATAGCAACAATGGACTTCTTGTCGTTATTTACATCTGCGGAATTTAGGACAAGAATTAAACAATAAGTCATACTTCTATCGAAAATATCAATATCAGTGAAGTAGAAGGATATAATTGCAAAAGAAGAAGGTCTTTGAATTATCTTATAAGCCATACCTAGCTCAGAATGTGCAAGACGAATGGAAAGAACTTCTCCTCCTGCAGAAAATTGCACTGTGTCCATTAAGTCCTTGCTCCACATTAAGCACCCTATTCCAGGAATGTTCGCGAAGGCCACACAAGAACAATTGTGGAGGCAGTTTTGGTAACATTCTTCAGCATCCACAGAATTTGCATATTCGTAAAAGTCTGGAGGCTTTACGTTGAGAACTGTATGGAAGACGTTTGCATCTTTTCCAGTAGAGTTTCCGTGACAATGTAGTTCGGTACGCCTCACACAGCCACTAGTCCAGTTTCCTCTTTTCCACTCCTCAATGGATTTAGGAACGAAACCTTTGAAGCATTTACACTTTGGAGGTACTGATACAATACATAACCCAAAAGGTCCACACGCACCGTAAATATCACAAGAATTAACTGGACCCTCGTAGCTTGATTCCCAGTCCATTCCATTATGCTGTAACACCTTCATTGATCCCTCTGATGTTAACAGTATACGTGAAAGTTTGTAGTatctatcaaaatataaaaagtacCCTGATCCATTTACATCCTGGTGTATGCTGAATGGACTTGTGTATGAATCATCCATTAGCGGTAACCCGGTGAACCTTGTTTTAGCCCATGGACCGGTTCTATAATAAGGGGCAGAGCCTCTCATAACAAACCCCTGTGATGGAACTTGCGGTGTAATCTTAACCATAAAGTCACCAGGCGATGGATCAGTGGAACTTTTCCAAGAAGTCAACCCTCTCTTCTCACCGGTGACGAGATTATACATCATAGTTGATGTAGGGAGCAGAGTATTACCAAGATGCTCAAAGCTTTGCCATAGAGTGATTCCCGAAACTTTATCTATGAAAACAAAATTCCCACTGTCTGTAAGCTCTGCACGAGACCCTTTGGATGCAAAAATAACTCCGGTAGACCACCACACAACACCATTGTTTCCATTAGATAACAGAAGACTTCCGTTGCTGCTGATACCGAGATTTGCAGTGGGGTCTGTAACAGGCTTCTCTCTATTTGCCACCCACACAACCACCTGAGGAATGATACCCTTGAACCAAATTCCAACATACTGATTTTGGGAGTTATTAAAACTGAAGAACCCCAACTCATAAACACCATTAGAGGAGCTAAGAGTTTTTCCTATTGACAAAGGACTCTCTTCCGTTATCCCTGCAAAGCTAAAACTTATAAAGATGGCAAATAAGAGCAAATAAGCAAAGAACATGATCCTCTTCTTCCCCAtatgtttctttctctccaatAAGACAATAACTATCTTCTTCAGGTAAGATTaagaagcaaacatataacACGAGCAAGAaagtcaagaaaaagaaaaaacatagaaaaaaaactcaGGGACTTGTGGAAACTATTATCAATGATGATTCAAATCAACCGCAACAATAAACAATGATGACTCAAATCAACCGCACTTATGTTCCAAAATTCTACAATACTAATTTGTTCAAATGATTACgtaatttaaacaaacaaagtcTAACTTTTTACCCATTCAAATACGCAAACATAGTCATTTACTCATTTTTATGTCCTTATTAGCACATTGGGCAGAGAACCAGTGAAAGATTGGCACTTACACAGTATGCACCAATttcgaaaaaggaaaaattttcACTGATTGACTGACTACAGACTGAAAATTTCCTGTTTTCCCCATGTTCTTGCTTGCTAGCTCGTAGTATCCAGAATCTGCAAATGATAAACATCAACACCCTTGCATCAGATGACGAGGATATGATATATGTTCTTGTTGGCTTCTTAAAGAATTGTTTTTTAACCCTTAAAACACATTAAATGTTACTGGTATATTCATCGGAACAGCTTTCTTGAACTGGAGGATACTATTATAAAGTTCActgaggcatttcatcgaacagttGTAGTGCATAATCAAAACGTTCAGAGCTCCCGTAACGCCGCTGGATCTTGATGCCCCGATCTACATAATTGGCCAATTTGCAACTCCAAACATCTGAGTTCAACTGTTTTTGATTGTTacaaaataaccgaaaaattCAACAGTCAACATTGGCGTGTGACTGTGTGCCagtagagagaagagaagactaCTTCAACAGTCAAATTCTTCTACAAGACTAGAATCTGAACCGGAAAgtacaaaccgaaccaaactgaaTCTGAATCGGTTCGTATTAATGCGAAAGATCCAGTAAAATCCAACTCTGACTATATCTTGGGTCTCACTGGGCCGATTTTAATTAAAAGCCCAAAAACCCAGTAAGATATTATCTTCCCCTAACTCTCTAACTgactttgattttgaaatttgaaaagaagCGGAAGCGATACAGAGCTGAGAGCTGAGAGCTGAGATGGAGGATTCAGGTGCGATTCTATGTCAGATCTCTATTTTCAAGGACATGCTTGATCAGGTTTCACTCTtctcctttatcttcttcttcactggtTTGTTTTCTCGCCTTTTAGCTTAGTTTGAGCTGTGACCTAATGAAACAGGTCAATCGTGAAATCGAAGCAAACATTCAGGTGACGAGAGAGATCGAATCGCAGATCGGAGCTTGTTCTGAGATAGAATCGAATCTTTCTCTCAAGGAAGCTGAGCTTACTAGATCTTTCCTCGCTTCTCAGTTCGAAATCAGCGGTTTAATCTCCGTTACAGGTTTCTGAATTTGTTCCTATgatttcgtgttttttttttttttttttttttttttttttttttttttttttttttttaattctcaatTCGAATGACTatgttttgtttccttaataGCTGATTCAAGAAACCATGTGAAGCTATTGGAGGATGAGATTTGTCGCCTGAGAACTGAGCACAGTGAGCTGATTACAAGGCTAACAGAGAAGCGGTGAACATTGACTGCATTGTTTCctgatattttataatcttaagATTAAGAGAAGCATTGATATGGGAGTTTTTGTACAACAGGGAAGAGTTTGTGAAGATGTGTTTTGGATTCCAGAGTGATATTGAAGACAGTGAATTCAAGAGTTTAGTGTCAGAGAAGGAGTTTCTAGAAAACGAAGTTCGGATGTTGGAGGAGAAGAACATGGATGTGAAAAACTCGATTTTGGCTTACATGGAAGATGAAATGAGAAATCTATTATCTGATTAGTGCTTCTAGAATGATGAAAGTGTTAGCCATAGTAATTTTCTCTATTTACTTAATGAAATAGTCTTTTACAAAAAAGCCTGAAAGGTGATTTCTCATCGCCCTAGGATTACAGACTGTGTCATCTCATTGACAGTGATCAACCTCTTAGATGGTGATTCTTCATCCATTGTGTTCACTACAAATGTGGGTTGTTTTGGTGGTGGAAGATCTGATGTTGTGGTGAGCATAGACAGCAACTCAAGTGTGTTTGGTCTGTCTGCAGTTTGGTGTTGGACACAGAGTAATCCTATCTGAACACATCTCTCAACTTCTACGGGGTGACATGAATGAGCAAGTGCTTGATCAAGAAGATCCACTCCTCCAGTTTCATACCAAGATTCCCACGCCTGTTGTTCAGTTTCAGATCTTAAGAATATAAAAGCAAGAAACCGCAAGTGTGTGAAAAATGAAAACCTCAAGTCTAACTTACATATGCAATAagattttttccttcttcaccatAGCTGAACCTTGAGATCTTCTCTCCGCTGATGATTTCTAATAGCAAAACTCCGAAGCTGTAGATGTCAGACTTCTCAGA from Camelina sativa cultivar DH55 chromosome 9, Cs, whole genome shotgun sequence encodes:
- the LOC104714473 gene encoding G-type lectin S-receptor-like serine/threonine-protein kinase At1g61440 isoform X1; its protein translation is MCFKDSGYYELASKNMGKTGNFQSVVSQSVKIFPFSKLVHTVFAGITEESPLSIGKTLSSSNGVYELGFFSFNNSQNQYVGIWFKGIIPQVVVWVANREKPVTDPTANLGISSNGSLLLSNGNNGVVWWSTGVIFASKGSRAELTDSGNFVFIDKVSGITLWQSFEHLGNTLLPTSTMMYNLVTGEKRGLTSWKSSTDPSPGDFMVKITPQVPSQGFVMRGSAPYYRTGPWAKTRFTGLPLMDDSYTSPFSIHQDVNGSGYFLYFDRYYKLSRILLTSEGSMKVLQHNGMDWESSYEGPVNSCDIYGACGPFGLCIVSVPPKCKCFKGFVPKSIEEWKRGNWTSGCVRRTELHCHGNSTGKDANVFHTVLNVKPPDFYEYANSVDAEECYQNCLHNCSCVAFANIPGIGCLMWSKDLMDTVQFSAGGEVLSIRLAHSELDVNNDKKSIVAITVSLSLFVILGVAAFGIWRLRAAHISKDAWRNDLKTQDVPGLEFFEMNTIQTATDSFSLSNKLGYGGFGSVYKGKLQDGREIAVKRLSSSSEQGKQEFMNEIVLISKLQHRNLVRVLGCCVEGKEKLLIYEFMKNKSLDTFVFDSRKRLEIDWPKRFDIIQGIARGLLYLHRDSRLRVIHRDLKVSNILLDEKMNPKISDFGLARMFQGTQYQDKTRRVVGTLGYMAPEYAWTGVFSEKSDIYSFGVLLLEIISGEKISRFSYGQEGKALLAYVWESWCETRGVNLLDQALADSCHPSEIGRCVQIGLLCVQHKPADRPNTLELLSMLTTTSDLPLPKQPTFAVHTRDEESPSNDSMITVNEVTESVIQGR
- the LOC104714473 gene encoding G-type lectin S-receptor-like serine/threonine-protein kinase At1g61440 isoform X2; the encoded protein is MGKTGNFQSVVSQSVKIFPFSKLVHTVFAGITEESPLSIGKTLSSSNGVYELGFFSFNNSQNQYVGIWFKGIIPQVVVWVANREKPVTDPTANLGISSNGSLLLSNGNNGVVWWSTGVIFASKGSRAELTDSGNFVFIDKVSGITLWQSFEHLGNTLLPTSTMMYNLVTGEKRGLTSWKSSTDPSPGDFMVKITPQVPSQGFVMRGSAPYYRTGPWAKTRFTGLPLMDDSYTSPFSIHQDVNGSGYFLYFDRYYKLSRILLTSEGSMKVLQHNGMDWESSYEGPVNSCDIYGACGPFGLCIVSVPPKCKCFKGFVPKSIEEWKRGNWTSGCVRRTELHCHGNSTGKDANVFHTVLNVKPPDFYEYANSVDAEECYQNCLHNCSCVAFANIPGIGCLMWSKDLMDTVQFSAGGEVLSIRLAHSELDVNNDKKSIVAITVSLSLFVILGVAAFGIWRLRAAHISKDAWRNDLKTQDVPGLEFFEMNTIQTATDSFSLSNKLGYGGFGSVYKGKLQDGREIAVKRLSSSSEQGKQEFMNEIVLISKLQHRNLVRVLGCCVEGKEKLLIYEFMKNKSLDTFVFDSRKRLEIDWPKRFDIIQGIARGLLYLHRDSRLRVIHRDLKVSNILLDEKMNPKISDFGLARMFQGTQYQDKTRRVVGTLGYMAPEYAWTGVFSEKSDIYSFGVLLLEIISGEKISRFSYGQEGKALLAYVWESWCETRGVNLLDQALADSCHPSEIGRCVQIGLLCVQHKPADRPNTLELLSMLTTTSDLPLPKQPTFAVHTRDEESPSNDSMITVNEVTESVIQGR
- the LOC104714472 gene encoding uncharacterized protein LOC104714472 encodes the protein MEDSGAILCQISIFKDMLDQVNREIEANIQVTREIESQIGACSEIESNLSLKEAELTRSFLASQFEISGLISVTADSRNHVKLLEDEICRLRTEHSELITRLTEKREEFVKMCFGFQSDIEDSEFKSLVSEKEFLENEVRMLEEKNMDVKNSILAYMEDEMRNLLSD